One Epidermidibacterium keratini DNA segment encodes these proteins:
- the asnB gene encoding asparagine synthase (glutamine-hydrolyzing), protein MCGIVGVYCPGQGAARRPAVEAALPEMHHRGPDDTQIWNDDDVVLGFARLAIIDIEGSPQPLPYDNGRYQIIFNGEIYNYVELREQLKRDFGASFATEGDTETIVAAYHYYGDDCVTKLRGMFAFAIWDTQTRRMFGARDYFGIKPLYVTEYGEQIIVGSEKKCLLELIGSDPQAGAVDPVNTEALQNYLTLQYVPEPASMQQGIRRIESGTTFSIEDGVLRTQRYFHPTFPISLVPSDADKRRLYDRIAEVMDDSVRMHMRADVTVGSFLSGGIDSTAIAALAKRYNPDLLTFTVGFERDGFSEIDVAAESAEAIGVEHITKLVTPQEFADAVPLIVWYLDDPVADPALVPLWFIAREARKHVKVVLSGEGADELFGGYNIYREPLSLKAFEKVPGSVKKLLAGASKKLPDGMRGKDLLRRGSIPIEQRYYGNARLFRDDELGFLKTHRPDQSIMDVTRDIYARARDLQLDPVTMMQYVDLFTWLRGDILVKADKMTMANSLELRVPFLDKEVWALASTIPVDQKVTKETTKYALRQALKQIVPPHIFNRRKLGFPVPIRHWLKDDLYDWAREIIASSGAGHLIDLAAVQRMLDEHRTGQLDYSRKIWTVLIFLIWHEIFIEGSLQPEVPEVHYPVRL, encoded by the coding sequence GTGTGCGGAATCGTCGGGGTCTACTGCCCCGGTCAGGGCGCTGCTCGACGGCCCGCCGTCGAGGCCGCACTTCCGGAGATGCACCACCGCGGTCCTGACGACACCCAGATCTGGAACGACGACGACGTCGTACTCGGCTTTGCCCGGCTGGCGATCATCGACATCGAGGGCTCACCGCAGCCGCTGCCCTACGACAACGGTCGCTACCAGATCATCTTCAACGGTGAGATCTACAACTACGTCGAGCTGCGTGAGCAGCTGAAGCGCGACTTCGGGGCGAGCTTTGCCACCGAGGGCGATACCGAGACCATCGTCGCGGCGTACCACTACTACGGCGACGACTGCGTCACCAAGCTGCGCGGCATGTTTGCGTTCGCGATCTGGGACACCCAGACGCGCCGGATGTTCGGCGCCCGCGACTACTTCGGCATCAAGCCGCTCTATGTCACCGAGTACGGCGAGCAGATCATCGTCGGCAGCGAGAAGAAGTGCCTGCTCGAGCTGATCGGATCGGACCCGCAGGCCGGCGCGGTCGACCCGGTCAACACCGAGGCGCTGCAGAACTACCTGACCTTGCAGTATGTGCCCGAGCCCGCCTCGATGCAGCAGGGCATCCGGCGCATCGAGAGCGGTACGACGTTCAGCATCGAGGACGGCGTCCTGCGCACCCAGCGCTACTTCCACCCCACGTTTCCGATCTCGCTGGTGCCCAGCGACGCCGACAAGCGCCGCCTGTATGACCGCATCGCCGAGGTCATGGACGACTCGGTGCGCATGCACATGCGCGCGGACGTCACCGTCGGCTCGTTCCTGTCCGGCGGCATCGACTCGACCGCGATCGCGGCTCTGGCCAAGCGCTACAACCCTGATCTGCTGACCTTCACCGTGGGCTTCGAGCGCGACGGGTTCTCTGAGATCGACGTCGCCGCGGAGTCGGCCGAGGCCATCGGCGTCGAGCACATCACCAAGCTCGTCACGCCGCAGGAGTTCGCTGACGCCGTACCGCTGATCGTCTGGTATCTCGATGATCCGGTCGCCGACCCCGCGCTCGTGCCGCTGTGGTTCATCGCCCGCGAGGCCCGCAAGCACGTCAAGGTCGTGCTGTCCGGCGAGGGCGCCGACGAGCTGTTCGGCGGCTACAACATCTACCGCGAACCGCTGTCGCTCAAGGCCTTCGAGAAGGTCCCGGGCTCGGTCAAGAAGCTGCTCGCCGGTGCCTCGAAGAAACTGCCCGACGGGATGCGCGGCAAGGACCTGCTGCGCCGCGGCAGCATCCCGATCGAGCAGCGCTACTACGGCAACGCCAGGCTGTTTCGCGATGACGAGCTCGGGTTCCTCAAGACCCACCGTCCGGATCAGTCGATCATGGACGTCACCCGCGACATCTACGCGCGCGCCCGCGACCTGCAGCTTGATCCGGTCACGATGATGCAGTATGTCGACCTCTTCACCTGGCTGCGTGGCGACATCCTGGTCAAGGCAGACAAGATGACCATGGCCAACTCGCTCGAGCTTCGGGTGCCGTTCCTGGACAAGGAGGTCTGGGCGCTCGCCTCGACCATCCCGGTCGATCAGAAGGTCACCAAGGAGACGACGAAGTACGCGCTGCGCCAGGCGCTGAAGCAGATCGTGCCGCCGCACATCTTCAACCGGCGCAAGCTCGGCTTCCCCGTCCCGATCCGGCACTGGCTGAAGGATGACCTCTACGACTGGGCGCGCGAGATCATCGCGAGCTCCGGCGCGGGTCATCTCATCGACCTCGCCGCGGTCCAGCGGATGCTCGACGAGCACCGCACCGGGCAGTTGGACTACTCACGCAAGATCTGGACGGTGCTGATCTTCTTGATCTGGCACGAGATCTTCATCGAGGGCTCGCTGCAGCCCGAGGTCCCCGAGGTCCACTACCCCGTCCGCCTCTAG
- the ligD gene encoding non-homologous end-joining DNA ligase, giving the protein MAKSSSPATEIDVGPRTIRLTNPDRVYFPERGETKRDLVDYYLSVGDGIVNALRERPCMLHRYPTGITGEKVHQKRIPHGAPPWLETVELYFPRFGRTANELCVTELASVIWCVQMSTVEFHPWNSRRADPEMPDEWRIDLDPGPESDWAQVRRVAHVAHEALDELGATGYPKTSGGNGLHIYVRIEPEYGFKDVRRAALAFAQEVERRAPDDVTTTWWRKDRDPRDLFVDYNQNARDHTIASAYSVRGTPDARVSAPVQWDEIDSCEPQDFTIATMPQRYAELGDLHADIDQHVFSIDPLLEWANREGLEPPDPD; this is encoded by the coding sequence ATGGCGAAGTCGTCGAGTCCGGCCACTGAGATCGACGTGGGCCCGCGCACCATCCGGCTGACCAACCCGGACCGGGTCTACTTCCCCGAACGCGGCGAGACCAAGCGCGATCTCGTCGACTACTACCTCAGCGTGGGCGACGGAATCGTCAACGCGCTGCGCGAGCGGCCCTGCATGCTGCATCGCTACCCCACCGGGATCACCGGCGAGAAGGTGCACCAAAAACGCATCCCGCACGGTGCCCCGCCGTGGCTGGAGACCGTGGAGCTCTACTTCCCGCGGTTCGGGCGCACGGCCAACGAGCTGTGCGTGACCGAGCTGGCAAGCGTGATCTGGTGCGTTCAGATGTCGACAGTGGAGTTCCACCCCTGGAACTCCCGCCGCGCCGATCCGGAGATGCCGGACGAGTGGCGCATCGACCTCGACCCCGGGCCGGAAAGCGACTGGGCGCAGGTTCGACGTGTCGCGCATGTCGCGCACGAGGCGCTCGACGAGCTCGGAGCGACGGGCTACCCGAAGACCTCGGGCGGCAATGGATTGCATATATATGTGCGAATTGAGCCTGAATACGGTTTCAAGGACGTACGCCGTGCCGCGCTGGCGTTTGCCCAGGAGGTGGAGCGGCGCGCGCCTGACGACGTGACGACGACGTGGTGGCGCAAGGACCGCGACCCGCGCGACCTCTTCGTCGACTACAACCAAAACGCGCGCGACCACACGATTGCCTCGGCGTACTCGGTGAGAGGTACGCCGGACGCCCGCGTCTCAGCCCCGGTGCAGTGGGATGAGATCGACTCGTGTGAGCCGCAGGACTTCACCATCGCCACAATGCCGCAGCGGTATGCCGAACTTGGCGACCTGCACGCCGACATCGACCAGCACGTGTTCTCGATCGACCCGCTGCTGGAATGGGCCAACCGCGAAGGCCTCGAACCACCCGATCCCGACTGA